The region GGACAAGCCCGAGGTCGAACAGATCGACGGGCTCTCCCCGGCTATCTCGATTGACCAGAAGACCACGAGCAACAACCCGCGTTCCACGGTCGGCACGGTCACCGAGATCTACGACTATCTGCGTCTGCTCTATGCGCGCGTCGGTATTCCGCACTGCCCCATCTGCGGCGCTGTGATTAAGCGCCAGAGCGTTGACCAAATCGTCAACCGGATCATGGAGCTGCCGATCGGCACCAAGGTGCAGGTGCTTGCGCCGATTATCCGCGCCAAAAAGGGCGAACATATCAAAGAGCTGACGGGCGCTTCGCGCAGCGGTTTTGTCCGAGCACGCGTCGACGGCTCTATTTATGATCTTTCCGAAGAAATTTTCCTCGATAAAAATAAGAAACACACGATTGAAATCATCGTCGACCGCCTGATGATCAACGAGGAGGCAGAGGGTCGTCTCTCGGGCTCGGTCGAGACCGCCGCCGCGCTCTCCAAGGGCCTGGTCACGGTATTGTATGACGACGATCAGGAGATGTCGTTCTCTCAAAATTACGCCTGCCCCGAACACGATATCGACCTCGAGGAATTGACGCCGCGCGCATTTTCGTTTAATAATCCCTACGGAGCTTGTTCCAAATGTTCCGGTTTGGGCATCTTGATGAAAATCGATCCCGCCAAAGTCGTTCCGGCCCCGCTGCTCTCGATCAAGGAGGGTGCGATCCGCGCGGGCGGCTGGAATTACGATTCCGGCGGCATCTGCCAGATGTACTTCGAAGGGCTTGCGTCTCACTACGGCTTCTCGCTCGATGCACCTTATCACACACTTTCCGAAAAGGCCAAAGAAGTGCTGATGTACGGCACCAAGGGCGAAAAGATTCAGCTGCGCTATAACGGCGCGGGTGCGCATACCAGTTACATGCACGATTTCGAAGGCATCATCAACAACCTCAACCGTCGCTATTCCGAGACCACGAGCGATTATTCCAAAAAGGAAATTGAGTCGATGATGAGCAGCGAGGACTGTCCCGAATGCCGCGGCGACCGCCTGAAACCCGAAATTTTAGCCGTGACGGTCGGTGACAAGAACATCAGCGATTTGTGCAAGCTGCCGATCACCGACATGATCGCATTCTTCGATCATATCAAATTTTCAAAGACCGAACTCCTCATTGCCGAGCGCATTATCAAAGAGATTGAGACCCGTCTGGGCTTTTTGCGAGATGTGGGTTTAGAATATCTGACCTTAGCGCGTTCGGCCTCGACGCTTTCGGGCGGCGAGGGGCAGCGCATCCGGCTTGCGACCCAAGTCGGTTCGGGCCTGACCGGCGTGTTATATATTCTTGACGAACCGAGTATCGGCCTGCATCAGCGCGACAACGCCAAGCTGCTTGCAACACTCAAAGGACTACGTGATCTCGGCAACACGCTAATTGTGGTCGAGCATGACGAGGAGACTATGCGAGAAGCCGACACGATTGTCGATATCGGGCCGGGCGCGGGCATCCACGGCGGCGAAGTGCTCTATGTCGGCCCGCCGGAGGGACTGAAGGACTGCAAAAATTCCATCACTTCCGATTATCTGTTCGGGCGCAAAGCCATCGAAGTACCCTACCGCCGCCGTAAACCTACGGGTGCTTTAAAGATTTTCGGAGCAGCGGAAAACAACTTGAAAAACATCGATGTAACCATCCCGCTCGGCGTCATCACCTGTGTGACCGGCGTCTCGGGCAGCGGAAAATCGTCGTTAGTAAATGATATTTTATTCGCTTACCTCTCGCGCGAACTCAACGGCAGCAACGAGCGGCCCGGAAAATTTGAGCGGATTGAGGGCATCGAGCAACTCGATAAAGTTATCGATATCGACCAGTCGCCGATCGGCAGAACGCCTCGTTCCAACCCGGCGACTTATACCGGTCTATTCACCGATATCCGCGATTTGTTCACCCAGACACAGGATGCGAGGGCGCACGGCTTCGGTCCGGGACGGTTTTCGTTCAACGTGCGCGGCGGGCGCTGCGAAGCCTGTCAGGGCGACGGAATTATCAAAATCGAGATGCACTTTTTGCCCGACGTCTATGTTCCCTGCGAGGTCTGCGGCGGCAGGCGGTATAATAAAGAAACCCTTGAAGTGAAGTTCAAGGGCAAAAACATCTATGAGGTTTTGGAAATGACTGTTGACGAGGGCGTTGAGTTCTTTTCAAGCATTCCGAAAATCCACAAGAAACTGTCAGTTTTACAGGAAGTCGGCCTCGGCTACATCAAGCTCGGGCAGCCGGCGACGACCTTATCCGGCGGTGAGGCGCAGCGTGTCAAGCTCTCAGCGGAACTGGCGCGCCGTTCGACCGGAAAGACCGTCTACCTGCTCGACGAGCCGACCACCGGCCTGCACACCGCCGATGTCCACAAGCTCGTCGAAGTGCTGCAAAAGCTGGTCGCGGGCGGCAATACGATCATCGTGATCGAGCACAACCTCGACGTGATCAAAATCGCCGACCACCTCATCGACCTCGGACCCGAGGGCGGCGACAAGGGCGGCGAAATCGTGGTCTGCGGCACCCCCGAGCAGGTGATTAAGTGTGAGAAGTCCTATACGGGGCAGTATTTGAAGAGGGTTTTGAAGAAGTAAAGCGATGAATAGAGCTTCTGGATTTGTTGTTCGAAGCATTAATAACTGAGCGATTATTGATGCTTTTTTCTGATTTCGAATTCCGTCAGCAACGCAGTCGCTCTCGTGTGTTTCACAATACTCCCCAACGCACCGATTAATAATGAAAGGGCATGATAAATCAAATATTCGATAAAAGCAGCCATGCCGTATGTAATCAATCCGGTGAACAATACCAACACTTGAAACTCCGTTTTCGGGTCTCCGAAATAATCTGTTCCGACGACTACAAACGAATCGACGATTGATTTGATAATACCGAAAATGATAATAATCCAAAACAGAATCTTACCCCATTTTTCCAACCTTTCCGACCAAAAAACCAAGTTTTGCGTTAATTTATCGGGCTTAACGCAATCGTCGATCGTTGCGGGTGCCGAATCGGATGAAGAACTGTTCACAAAAGTCGGTTTTTCGCTAGGTAAACAGTATCCGCATTTGTTGCAAAACTTTTGAGTGTCATCCATGTTTTCCGTTCCGCAATTAGAGCAAATTTTCATTTAATAATCCTCCTATATTGCATTTTAACTACAATTATTAGCAAAGAATTCAATATTCCGTGGCCAAGACAGTTTACGGAATTAAGCCGAAAATCCACCCGAAAAGAAAAAAGAAACATATGAGGAATGGTATAACCAGTGTGAAAATGATAATAAAAATTTTCTCCCGGGTTGTTTTTAGCATCTCTTTTGAGATACCTTTTCCGCAATATCCGCAAAACTCGCTGTTGTCCGAATTTTCCTTTCTGCATTTTGGACAGATTTTCATTTGAATAACTCGCTTTCTATATATAGAATTTTACGAAACCGTCGAATACGGAGACAAAGGCGGCGAGATCGTCGCCTTCGTTTCAAAAAGCCACTTCTTACTTCTTTAAGAAATCGGCACAATGTTTCACAGCTTAACCATATAATGATGGTTATTATATCGACGAAATAAATTTTTCCTTTACACCTTTTTGACACCAACGACGAACATTCTTTCTTTCCCACTCGATTACCAGTCGCTCTCTCAAGTCCTCGAAAATATCCGTCTTTTCAAGTGAATATAAATTCCCACCGTTGGCTTCTTGATACCCATTATTTTTATAACAAGCAAAAAACCGTGCGGTGGTTCCCCTTTGCTCTCCGAAAAAAACCATCCAAAACTTTTCCGTCTTCTTGAAATTGCTTTTTTGTTCGGCAGTATATTTCATCATTGTCCCATCTTTATAATGATTACGAATGTGTTTCCAAGGATGCCGCATCAACAGAACATCGTTTTGGTCCAGCCCCTGCCTTTTGAACAAATCGCTGAGCATGATGTTGTTTGTCATTTTATAAAACACTCCTTATCAAATTGTGCTTTTATTCCCCACAATTTGCTATTTCCAGTATGATTTTACCATCTCAAATATAGAGTGTCAACATAAAATTTGACCGTTATTTACTTTTTCTCAATATGTTTTAAAATCCGCTCTTGATTTTGAATCAATAGGTCGATTTTCTCATGCAAATCACTCAAAATCAATTCGTTTTTCAAATTGACCTGATAATCATTTTCGGCACGGGCGCGGTCCTTTTGCTCCTGTCGGTTTTGGCTCATCATAATCAGCGGGGCTTGAATCGCAGCGATGCACGACAGCAGCAAGTTCAATAAAATGAACGGGTACGGGTCGAACGCTTTGAGATATAACAAGATGTTCAAAGTGATCCAGATAAAAAGTACCCCTAAAAAGCTGCCGATAAACAGCCAGCTGCCCACGAATTTTGCAACTGCATCCGCCGCCCGCTGTCCGAAAGTCCCCTTTTCCTCTTCGTCCCCGACATTCAACGAGACCTTGTTTGCCAGCAGCAGATGAATCAATTGCTCGTCGCCCAACTCTTTGTCGGCACTTTTCACCAGTTCCCGAATCAGTTTTTCTTTATTTTGCATGGTTTTATCCCCCCGAAGAGAATTCAGAATACGAAACCACCCCGGTGCTTCGCACCAGCCCCTCCACAGAGAGGAATTTTTTATATCATATTTTCACTTTAAATTTTACATTTTACACTTCACACTAAGCAGTACCGGCGGGCTTTTCAGCCCGCCGGTTTGTTTCATGTTATATCGTTTGATCCGTGCCGTATTTGACGGTTACGGTGCGGTTTTGCGGGGTCAGACCCGTCATCGCAATCGTGAACGCCTTGGCGTCGCCGGGGATAGAACCGCGCATGGTCTTGGCATAATGGTGGGTTCTGAAACCGCCGTCGACAATGAATTTGACATGATTTTCAAAGGTGTAAGACGCGTGCCCGTGATTTAAGAACACATAATCGCCCTCTCGGGTGAACATGTCGACGCTGTCGCTGGCTAAAACGCCGCCTGCGTCGAACATCAGTTCGAACTTAACCGGAATATTATCGCAGCCGCCCGCGGTCAATTCGATTTCGAGCTTTTTGTCGAACATCCGGATGTCAAACGCCACATCAAAGTCCTGCATGCAGACATCGGCGCGCTTGGTGTGATCCATCTCGCGCCAGTTTGCCGTGCCCTGCGGCACCTCCAACGGGCGCTTATATCCCCAGGTCTTGTGGTAGGTCAAGCGGTAGCCGCCGCCGATCGGGGTCAGGGTCTGCGGCACAAACTGGGCTAGCGGCCCGAAGAAGGAACCGGCAAACCGGAGGTACACGCGCTTATCGGCAAATTGCAATTTTGCGAACAGCGGGCGATCTTTGATCAATGTCAGTGTCGCATCGCCCTCGCGCTTTCTCAAAATGCCGCTTTCCACAAAGAGTTTTTCATATTCAAATGACGGCTTCAACGTCTTTTGCGCCAACATTTTCTGTTCGAGCGTGGAGTCCATTAAAAACGGAATCATCTGGCAGGCAACACCGGTCCTTTTTTGGATATGATCGGCCATCCAGGCAAACTCGGCGTTGCCCGTGATCAGCGCCATGCGCAGATAATTCTCGTAATAGCAGGAGAACGACGGTTCGGCGCCAAAGTCCTGGCGGGTCGAGTTCATGGTGTTGATGGTCTCGTCCGGCTCGATATATTTCAACACCATCATCAGGTTGCGGGTGATGTGATCGAACATCACGGGCATATTCAATTCTTTGCCGATGATGATCAGGGAATTGTTGCAGGCAATGTTATAAATACCCGCACTGCGTTCGGTGTATTCGCCGTTTTCATCGACGTCCATGCCCTCCGCGAGGAATTTTTTGAGATGAATCAGGCATTTTTCATCGCCCAAAATATTATAGCAGTAAGCCAATGCCGAACTGACAACCCAACGGTGATTGGGCGTATGGAAGCCGCAGTTGACCATGGCGCGTGCGCTGCGTTTTAAAAATTCGCGCATCATGTCGCCGACTTCTTCTTCGGCGTCGGTCTTATCGGTAAATTTCTGCAACAGCAGATATGCCGGCGCAAGCACCTGCACCGTAAACGCGTTGCTGGTGGAATCGTGGAAATTGGTCTCCATCAGGTCAATGGTGCCGTCGTCGTTGGTATGCGCAAGCGAATACGCCATTCCGATTTTCGCTCTGTGCAGAAGCTCGGAGTTTTTATACCATTTTGTGTGCGGGTTATAATAAGCGGTGACAAAGGTGATTGCGCAGCCGCAGCCCTCGCCCGGTTCGTTGAAGCCCTTGACAAAATTCGGGACTACTCCGAAACATTCGTTGTTGTCGTCAAGGCACTGCGCATCCAGCAGTTTCCCGACCGAAAACTCAAACTTAGGAAGGGACTCCCTGAAGTGATTTAACATATCATTCAAATTCCTTTCAAAAGTTTGAAATACTTTTTCAAACTTTTTCACCTAAAATTAGGTTTGACCAAAGTATATCACCCGTTTAAAAGGAAGTCAATTTAAATCGGGAAGAACAGGGGATAGTTTGAAAAAGCTGTGAAAGGGAGGAAGCAGAAAAAGACCTTATCTGCGTAAAGGCTCGCTGAAACAGGAAGTCTTACCATTTCCTAAAATATATACTGTTTTCCGGTCGATGAACAGGCAGAAATTCGTAATCGCAAAACCGTAAAATGCTTGAATAGTAACTCGGTAAACTGAAAAAATAAGAATGTGCTCAAACAGTCGCTTTGATTTTTTGAGCGCGAAGGGGGTTAATTATGTGAGCAGCAATAACAACAACGGCGGCGGTTATGGCAGCGGCGGCAACAAAGGCAGCTACGGTTATAGCGGCAAAAATGTCCGTACGAACTTGCGGCGTTTAAAGGATGAAACGTCAAAAGAGTTGGGCATTGACCTGAATGATATCGATACGCTTACTACGTACCAGGCCGGCATGGTCGGCGGCAATATGGTCCGGAAAATGATTGATATCGCAAAGAACTCCTAGATTCAATTGGATGAAATCGCGACCGCCTTCCGGCCGAAACGATTTATTAAAGCGGGACTTGCCGCGGTCAAAAAGCTGTTGGCGGGATTTTGCAAAAGGGAACGGGCAACGGCTCGTTCCCTTTTGCATAAAACTTTAAGACAAGTTGAGCAGAAAACAATCAGGAAAAGTTTTATAATTAATCATACGTGTCTGATTTTGTTTAGCGAAACGCTGTTTTAAAAAGGGAAAAGAGCTTGAAAAATCGTTTTTCTCCCTCTAAAACCGCTAATTACCAGAGTAAAGTTATCATCATGTGCAAAAATAAGACCGAGTTCGAAACCGCTTAACTGCGTTTCGAAACGTTAACAAAAGGGGGTTAAACAAAGTGAGTAACAGTAATCAATCGGGCTCAACTAAAAAAGTCCGTGATACACTGAACCGTTTCAAGACCGAAACGACTACCGAACTGGGTATTGACCTGTCCGATATCGACAATCTTCGTACTATCGATGCCGGCAGAGTCGGCGGTAATATGGTCCGGAAAATGATTAACATCGCTAAAAACTCTTAGTTTTTTGCGGCTGGCTAAATGCCGCCGTTAAATAATCGCTGGCGGCGTTATACAAGAGGGAACGGAATTTTATCCGTTCCCTTTTATAATAAATTAAACCGCAAATTTCCTGAGTAATGTCCCACTTGTGTGTAAAAATAAGTGTAAGCCCTTAACGGCTATTCCGCCTTTTGGGCAGTTCACGAAAGGGGTAAATCATAGTGAGTAGCAATTACACGAGTAACAGCAAGAGCGCGCGCGATACCTTGAACCGTTTCAAGATGGAATCGTCCAAGGAATTGGGCGTCGATCTTTCTAGTGTTGACACACTGACCACTGTCCAGGCCGGTTCGGTCGGCGGCAGAATGGTTCAGAAAATGATCAATATCGCTAAGAACTCTTAGGTAAAACTAAATGAGCTTGCAACGGCCTTCTGGTCGGCATCGAATCCGGAAGCGGGACTTGCCGCCGTCGCAAAAAGTTTTCTTAAGGGGCTGTTTGCAAAGCGGGCGGACTTTCGTCCGTTCGCTCTCAGAGAGCGGGCTTTCGCCCGTTCTCTTTTTGAGAGATTATACGAAGTTTTGCAAATTCATCTTCATAACCGAAGACCTCAAAGTCCTTCTGAATTTGCGCGTAATAATCACGCCGGTCGCCTTTATCGCTTCGATTGCAATGCGCGAGCGGGGCAAAACCGTTTGGCGGGCGACCATTTTTCCTCTCAAAAAAGAGATCTCCGTGTTCACGATTACAATCAACAAAATGCAATCAAGGGGAGATTTCGAACCGGCTGCCCCGATGAAACAGTTATCAGGAATTTCACAGGAAATCAGGAAAATCAACAGGGGTTTTGCAAAGTATTTATAAAATTACTCTGATGTATATAGGATAGGTAACAGTATATAAAATATAAATACTTTACAAAGTGATCCTCGAAATTCCTGATTTCCTGAAAATCCCCGACCCATAAAAACGATATTGAAAGGAAAAACAGCATGATTAAAAAACAACGTTCTGCAATTCCCGCATAAACCGGAGACGGCAGCACTTCAGCCCGGAAAATCAAAGAAGAATATTTTGCTTAATATGAACAGCGGTTTTCCCGTCATTGGGCGAAAGCCGGGCGGCGTGCTGCCGCGCCTGATCGGACAGATTAGAAACAAAAAGAGGGGACTTTTTTGTCCCCTCTTGTTTCGTTGTTATCTCTTTGAGAACTGAGGCGCGCGACGGGCCTTTTTGAGTCCGTACTTTTTGCGCTCGACCATTCTCGGGTCACGCGTGAGCAGACCGGCTTTTTTCAGCGTCAGGCGGAGGTTTTCGTCAAACTTCAGCAGTGCGCGCGAAATGCCGTGGCGGATGGCGCCCGCCTGGCCGGAGACACCGCCGCCGTCGACGTTGCAGACGATGTCGAACTTCGCGGTGGTCTCGGTCAGCACCAGCGGCTGGCGAACCAACAGCTTGAGGGTGTCAAGGCCGAAATAGTCGTCGATGGTACGGTCGTTGATCGTGATGTTGCCGCTGCCCGGATAGAGGCGGACTCTGGCAACCGAACTCTTTCTTCTGCCCGTGCCGTAAAAATAAGGAACTGTATCGTACATTTAGATGTCCTCCTTAATCCTGATACGCGAGGGTCTTGGGTTTCTGGGCTTCCTGTTTGTGGTCGGCGCCGGCATAGATCTTTAGGCGGGACAAACTGTTTCTGCCGATGGAATTGGACGGCAGCATGCGTTTGACTGCAAGATACATGGCTCTTTCGGGGTCATTTTCCATCATGGTCTTATACTGGATGGATTTGAGATGGCCGATGTAGCCGGTATGATAGCGGTAAAATTTCTTCTCGGTCTTGTTGCCGGTCAGAACTGCTTTGGCGGCGTTGATAATGATGATGTTATCGCCGCAGTCGACATGGGGTGTGAAGATGACCTTGTGCTTTCCGCGCAAAACAGCCGCTGCCTGAGCTGCAATTCTGCCCATCGGCTTTCCGGCTGCATCTATCACATACCACTCCCGGACGATTTCGTCGCCCTTTGGCATAAATGTGGACATAAATCAGATTCCTCCGTTATAATATCGCCTTTACAAATCCCCGATGGCGGGGCTTGCGTTTAGCCTGATTATTATAGTGCAGTAGAAACACGATGTCAAGGGTTTTTGGCGTATAACCGGAAACACGGTTTTGATAGTCGATTTATCTTCGTTTATATTATTTTAACTTGATTTATCTATGTCGGCATTTTTATGATTTTGTAAAAACCAAAGACCGACGCTTGACAGATGTGGCAAAGTGGTGTAAAATTTGTAAGAATTATTCGTGCTCTTCGGCTTCGAATCGTACGCATGTTTTTCAGCTGCGTTTTGTTTTCGGCGCCGGATGCGCGGGTTTGATATATAGGAGGTGCAGTTTTTGAAACTGTTTCGTGCCGTAATCGGCGCTTTACTGGACCAACAGCCCATTTGGGCGATCGTGATATGCGTAGTGGTGATTGTCCTGGCGCTGCTCGTCGGATATCTGATCTCCGAGAGTAAGCACAAGCGAGAAGAGGCCAAGAGGGCCGCTGCCCTTGAAGCGGCCAATATGCGTATTGCCGAAAGCGAAAGCAAGGCGGGCGAGATCATCCGCAACGCCAACAAAGAGGCCGCGAAGCTTCAAAACGAAGCTCTTCGCAATGCCGAAAGCCGCAAAAAAGAAATGATGATCGAGGCCAAGGATGAGATTTTCAAGCTCCGCTCCGAGGCCGATAAAGAACTCAAAGAACGCCGTAAGGAAGTACAGTTCTCCGAACAGCGTCTGCTTCAAAAGGAAGAAGCCCTCGACCGGAAACTCGAGAATGTCGATAAAAAGGAAGAGGCTCTGAACGACAAGATCAAGCTCGCAGAGAATAAAAACGCAGAAGCCGAAAAACTCCGTCTGGATCAGCAGAAACTGCTTGAGGAGATAGCGGGTTATACATCCGAACAAGCCAAGAAATATCTGCTCGATTTGGTGGACGCGGAACTTGTTCATGACAAGGCGCTGCGGCTGAAGGCCTATGAAAACAATCTGAAAGAGGAGTCGGAATCCGCCGCGAAGGAGATTCTGACCACCGCGATTCAGCGTTATGCCGCCGAACATGTCTCCGAGGTCACGGTTTCGGTGGTTCCGCTGCCGAATGACGAGATGAAGGGCCGCATCATCGGCCGCGAAGGCCGCAACATCCGCACCATCGAGACGATGACGG is a window of Oscillospiraceae bacterium DNA encoding:
- the uvrA gene encoding excinuclease ABC subunit UvrA, yielding DKPEVEQIDGLSPAISIDQKTTSNNPRSTVGTVTEIYDYLRLLYARVGIPHCPICGAVIKRQSVDQIVNRIMELPIGTKVQVLAPIIRAKKGEHIKELTGASRSGFVRARVDGSIYDLSEEIFLDKNKKHTIEIIVDRLMINEEAEGRLSGSVETAAALSKGLVTVLYDDDQEMSFSQNYACPEHDIDLEELTPRAFSFNNPYGACSKCSGLGILMKIDPAKVVPAPLLSIKEGAIRAGGWNYDSGGICQMYFEGLASHYGFSLDAPYHTLSEKAKEVLMYGTKGEKIQLRYNGAGAHTSYMHDFEGIINNLNRRYSETTSDYSKKEIESMMSSEDCPECRGDRLKPEILAVTVGDKNISDLCKLPITDMIAFFDHIKFSKTELLIAERIIKEIETRLGFLRDVGLEYLTLARSASTLSGGEGQRIRLATQVGSGLTGVLYILDEPSIGLHQRDNAKLLATLKGLRDLGNTLIVVEHDEETMREADTIVDIGPGAGIHGGEVLYVGPPEGLKDCKNSITSDYLFGRKAIEVPYRRRKPTGALKIFGAAENNLKNIDVTIPLGVITCVTGVSGSGKSSLVNDILFAYLSRELNGSNERPGKFERIEGIEQLDKVIDIDQSPIGRTPRSNPATYTGLFTDIRDLFTQTQDARAHGFGPGRFSFNVRGGRCEACQGDGIIKIEMHFLPDVYVPCEVCGGRRYNKETLEVKFKGKNIYEVLEMTVDEGVEFFSSIPKIHKKLSVLQEVGLGYIKLGQPATTLSGGEAQRVKLSAELARRSTGKTVYLLDEPTTGLHTADVHKLVEVLQKLVAGGNTIIVIEHNLDVIKIADHLIDLGPEGGDKGGEIVVCGTPEQVIKCEKSYTGQYLKRVLKK
- a CDS encoding alpha/beta-type small acid-soluble spore protein; translated protein: MSNSNQSGSTKKVRDTLNRFKTETTTELGIDLSDIDNLRTIDAGRVGGNMVRKMINIAKNS
- a CDS encoding DUF1003 domain-containing protein codes for the protein MQNKEKLIRELVKSADKELGDEQLIHLLLANKVSLNVGDEEEKGTFGQRAADAVAKFVGSWLFIGSFLGVLFIWITLNILLYLKAFDPYPFILLNLLLSCIAAIQAPLIMMSQNRQEQKDRARAENDYQVNLKNELILSDLHEKIDLLIQNQERILKHIEKK
- the rpsI gene encoding 30S ribosomal protein S9: MYDTVPYFYGTGRRKSSVARVRLYPGSGNITINDRTIDDYFGLDTLKLLVRQPLVLTETTAKFDIVCNVDGGGVSGQAGAIRHGISRALLKFDENLRLTLKKAGLLTRDPRMVERKKYGLKKARRAPQFSKR
- the rplM gene encoding 50S ribosomal protein L13; amino-acid sequence: MSTFMPKGDEIVREWYVIDAAGKPMGRIAAQAAAVLRGKHKVIFTPHVDCGDNIIIINAAKAVLTGNKTEKKFYRYHTGYIGHLKSIQYKTMMENDPERAMYLAVKRMLPSNSIGRNSLSRLKIYAGADHKQEAQKPKTLAYQD
- a CDS encoding zinc ribbon domain-containing protein is translated as MKICSNCGTENMDDTQKFCNKCGYCLPSEKPTFVNSSSSDSAPATIDDCVKPDKLTQNLVFWSERLEKWGKILFWIIIIFGIIKSIVDSFVVVGTDYFGDPKTEFQVLVLFTGLITYGMAAFIEYLIYHALSLLIGALGSIVKHTRATALLTEFEIRKKHQ
- a CDS encoding alpha/beta-type small acid-soluble spore protein; protein product: MSSNNNNGGGYGSGGNKGSYGYSGKNVRTNLRRLKDETSKELGIDLNDIDTLTTYQAGMVGGNMVRKMIDIAKNS
- a CDS encoding alpha/beta-type small acid-soluble spore protein codes for the protein MSSNYTSNSKSARDTLNRFKMESSKELGVDLSSVDTLTTVQAGSVGGRMVQKMINIAKNS